In the genome of Terriglobia bacterium, one region contains:
- the lon gene encoding endopeptidase La, which yields MKRDFEELDDIQQKIQTIPEQLPILPVRDAVIFPNAVIPLTVGRESSVKLINDVQQGDGMLVVLTQRDKRVDSPVPADLYEIGTVSMVHRVMKTPEGNLFVIIMGVSRTKVEEFQQFDPYIRARIRVLQDEKEDETGVDFQALRRTVISQFERIIKLSPQLPDDLQTIVINIEDTGRLADYIATNLPNLSIVSKQFVLEQVSVRKRLEFLNTELAKELEVLELRSKIQNQVQEEVGKSQREYFLREQLRAIQRELGEADDTQREIEELRKKIEAAEMTEEAKKEAERELGRLGRMSPAAAEYTVTRTYLDWLVSLPWNVLTTEKIDINKAREVLERDHYDLEKIKERILEYLAVLELKPQGKAPILCFVGPPGVGKTSLGRSIAAAMGRKFVRVSLGGMRDEAEIRGHRRTYIGALPGQVIQNIRRAGSRDPVFMLDEIDKLGADFRGDPASALLEVLDPEQNSTFRDHYLDVAFDLSRVFFITTANVLDTVPSALRDRMEVIELPGYTEEEKVQIAKSYLVPRGRENSGLQPDQIEFTDQALHQIVRHYTRETGVRNLERQITSISRKHARRLLEGKDPRLNVTPEVVAELLGSSKYQLEEEVEERVKRPGVVIGLAWTPVGGDILFVEANIAKGGRHLTVTGQVGDVMQESTKAALTWVRSYAIELGLDSDFYKETDVHIHVPAGSIPKDGPSAGVTMVTALVSALTNVTVRPKLAMTGEITLSGHVLPVGGIKEKVLAARRAKIEELILPAQNEKNVREDIQPELLKEIKFHYVKTIEEVLEHAFPKRVLRAVPGTEPVQQAI from the coding sequence ATGAAACGTGACTTCGAAGAGCTCGATGATATTCAGCAGAAGATCCAGACCATTCCGGAACAGCTGCCGATCCTTCCAGTGCGGGACGCAGTTATCTTTCCCAACGCAGTCATCCCTCTCACGGTGGGGCGCGAGAGCTCGGTCAAGTTGATCAATGACGTCCAGCAGGGCGACGGAATGCTTGTCGTCCTGACCCAGCGGGACAAACGTGTGGATTCGCCGGTTCCAGCCGATCTCTACGAGATCGGAACCGTCAGCATGGTCCATCGCGTCATGAAGACCCCGGAGGGCAACCTGTTCGTGATCATCATGGGGGTTTCCCGCACCAAGGTCGAGGAGTTCCAGCAGTTCGATCCCTACATCCGCGCCCGGATCCGGGTTCTCCAGGACGAAAAGGAAGATGAGACCGGAGTCGATTTTCAGGCTCTGAGGCGAACGGTCATCAGCCAATTCGAACGCATCATCAAGCTGTCGCCGCAATTGCCGGACGATCTCCAGACCATCGTGATCAATATCGAAGACACGGGCCGTCTGGCAGACTATATCGCGACCAATCTCCCCAACCTTTCGATCGTATCGAAGCAGTTTGTTCTCGAACAGGTTTCGGTTCGAAAGCGGTTGGAGTTCCTGAATACCGAACTTGCAAAGGAGCTCGAAGTTCTCGAACTGCGCAGCAAAATCCAGAACCAGGTCCAGGAGGAAGTCGGCAAAAGCCAGCGCGAATACTTCCTGCGCGAGCAGCTGCGGGCGATTCAACGAGAGCTTGGGGAAGCCGACGACACGCAGCGCGAAATCGAGGAGCTGCGGAAGAAAATAGAAGCGGCCGAAATGACGGAGGAGGCGAAAAAAGAAGCCGAACGGGAGCTCGGGCGCCTGGGCCGGATGTCGCCTGCGGCCGCGGAGTATACGGTCACCAGAACATATCTCGATTGGCTGGTGTCGCTGCCGTGGAATGTCCTCACCACCGAGAAAATCGACATCAACAAAGCCAGGGAGGTCCTGGAGCGCGATCACTACGATCTGGAAAAGATCAAGGAACGGATTCTGGAGTACCTCGCAGTACTGGAACTGAAACCGCAGGGGAAGGCGCCCATCCTTTGCTTCGTCGGACCTCCGGGTGTGGGCAAAACATCACTCGGGCGGTCGATCGCCGCGGCAATGGGCCGGAAATTTGTTCGCGTGTCACTCGGCGGCATGCGCGACGAGGCGGAGATCCGCGGCCATCGCCGCACGTATATCGGAGCTTTACCCGGGCAAGTGATTCAAAACATCCGCCGGGCCGGCTCGCGCGATCCGGTTTTCATGCTGGACGAGATCGATAAGCTGGGAGCGGATTTCCGCGGCGACCCGGCCTCGGCGTTGCTCGAAGTTCTGGATCCCGAACAGAACTCGACCTTCCGCGACCACTACCTCGATGTCGCCTTCGACCTCTCCCGGGTTTTCTTCATTACCACCGCGAACGTGCTCGATACGGTTCCCTCCGCCCTTCGTGACCGCATGGAGGTCATCGAACTGCCCGGCTATACGGAAGAAGAGAAAGTTCAGATCGCCAAGAGTTACCTGGTTCCGCGAGGGCGCGAAAACAGCGGCTTACAGCCGGATCAGATCGAATTCACCGATCAGGCGCTGCATCAGATCGTCCGTCACTACACCAGGGAAACCGGCGTCCGTAATCTCGAGCGCCAGATCACCAGCATCAGCCGGAAACATGCCCGCCGGCTTCTGGAAGGTAAGGATCCGCGGCTTAACGTCACCCCGGAAGTCGTCGCCGAACTGCTTGGCTCGTCGAAATATCAGCTTGAAGAAGAAGTGGAAGAACGTGTCAAACGGCCGGGAGTGGTGATTGGCCTCGCCTGGACTCCCGTCGGCGGCGATATTCTGTTCGTGGAGGCGAACATCGCCAAAGGCGGCCGGCACCTGACCGTCACCGGCCAGGTGGGCGACGTCATGCAGGAATCCACCAAGGCCGCTCTCACCTGGGTTCGCTCGTATGCGATCGAACTCGGCCTCGATTCCGACTTCTACAAGGAAACCGACGTCCACATCCACGTGCCGGCCGGCTCCATTCCGAAAGACGGCCCTTCTGCCGGCGTCACTATGGTCACCGCCCTCGTCTCGGCTTTAACCAACGTCACCGTCCGCCCCAAATTGGCCATGACCGGAGAAATTACGCTTAGCGGACACGTGCTTCCCGTCGGCGGTATCAAAGAGAAGGTTCTGGCGGCCCGCCGGGCAAAGATCGAAGAACTGATCCTGCCGGCGCAAAATGAAAAGAACGTTCGGGAGGATATCCAACCCGAATTGCTGAAAGAGATTAAGTTCCACTACGTCAAGACGATCGAGGAAGTTCTCGAACACGCATTTCCGAAGCGGGTCCTGCGCGCCGTTCCCGGCACGGAGCCGGTTCAGCAGGCGATATAA